A genomic region of Sulfobacillus acidophilus DSM 10332 contains the following coding sequences:
- a CDS encoding peroxiredoxin (PFAM: C-terminal domain of 1-Cys peroxiredoxin; AhpC/TSA family~COGs: COG0450 Peroxiredoxin~HAMAP: peroxiredoxin~InterPro IPR000866:IPR019479~KEGG: atm:ANT_26270 putative peroxiredoxin~PFAM: Alkyl hydroperoxide reductase/ Thiol specific antioxidant/ Mal allergen; Peroxiredoxin, C-terminal~PRIAM: Peroxiredoxin~SPTR: Putative peroxiredoxin): protein MDNSETLLAPSLPRLNEPAPDFEAMTTIGPIKLSDFRGKWVVMYSHPADFTPVCTTEFIGFADAQDELAGMNVQLLGLSIDSVFSHLAWVHAIQNKFGKHVPFPIIADIDMKVSRLYGMVHPAASTTQAVRALFIIDPEGILRLMMYYPMTTGRNIQEVIRVIKALQIADTYQVNTGANWRPGDPVIVSPPKTVDAMNTPREDLTCTDWYFCTKELPE from the coding sequence ATGGACAATAGCGAAACTCTTTTAGCGCCGTCACTTCCCCGTTTAAATGAGCCAGCTCCCGACTTTGAAGCCATGACGACCATCGGACCGATCAAATTGTCGGACTTTCGAGGTAAATGGGTAGTAATGTACTCCCACCCGGCTGATTTCACACCGGTATGTACCACCGAGTTCATTGGGTTCGCCGATGCCCAGGATGAACTTGCCGGCATGAATGTGCAATTGTTAGGCTTGAGTATCGACTCCGTGTTTTCGCACTTAGCCTGGGTTCACGCTATTCAAAACAAGTTTGGCAAACACGTCCCGTTCCCGATCATAGCCGACATCGACATGAAGGTATCCCGGCTCTATGGGATGGTGCATCCCGCCGCCTCAACCACACAGGCTGTACGCGCACTATTCATCATTGATCCGGAGGGTATCTTACGACTTATGATGTATTATCCGATGACAACCGGTCGGAATATCCAGGAAGTCATTCGGGTCATCAAAGCTTTGCAAATAGCCGATACCTATCAAGTCAATACGGGAGCCAATTGGCGTCCGGGGGATCCCGTCATCGTATCGCCTCCGAAAACAGTGGATGCTATGAACACCCCACGCGAGGACCTGACGTGTACCGATTGGTACTTCTGCACCAAAGAATTGCCAGAGTAA
- a CDS encoding Integrase catalytic region (PFAM: Integrase core domain~InterPro IPR001584~KEGG: gtn:GTNG_3490 IS1477 transposase~PFAM: Integrase, catalytic core~SPTR: Integrase catalytic region) yields MLGVSAKHGPSGPRFTAVGRPRRGYYWTQQGTQVAEGQVLEWLSEYIASSDGPAYGYRKLTTWLRREHQVIINKKSVYRVLAEAHLLQGRRFSAAADRPVRRLAANRVVTGPNQLWETDLKYAYVTGQDRFFYLCSVMDVFDRSILSYHIGWTCTAEQALRALQRAVAQRQPHWAPGVAPVIRTDNGPQFTAQVWAAGVEAWGLVHERIPHATPNRNAHIESWHSVLEAECLGNQVFHTLAEAYEAIARWITFYNERRMHGSLQDWPPAQFYTWALKGMAPPIPPVRC; encoded by the coding sequence ATGCTTGGCGTCAGCGCCAAGCACGGCCCATCCGGGCCCCGGTTCACCGCCGTCGGGCGTCCACGGCGCGGCTATTATTGGACTCAACAGGGTACCCAGGTCGCCGAAGGCCAAGTGCTGGAGTGGCTGAGCGAGTATATCGCCAGTTCCGATGGGCCAGCGTATGGGTACCGGAAGTTGACGACATGGTTGCGGCGAGAGCATCAGGTGATCATTAACAAAAAAAGCGTGTATCGGGTGTTGGCCGAAGCGCATCTGCTCCAAGGCCGTCGCTTTTCCGCCGCGGCGGACCGTCCGGTCCGCCGGCTAGCGGCCAATCGGGTCGTCACCGGCCCCAACCAGCTCTGGGAGACGGACTTGAAGTACGCTTATGTCACGGGACAGGATCGCTTTTTCTATCTCTGCAGCGTCATGGATGTGTTTGACCGGTCGATCCTCAGCTACCATATCGGCTGGACGTGCACCGCCGAGCAGGCGCTCCGCGCCCTTCAACGGGCCGTGGCCCAACGCCAACCGCACTGGGCACCGGGCGTGGCCCCGGTAATCCGCACGGACAATGGCCCCCAATTTACCGCCCAGGTCTGGGCGGCCGGGGTCGAGGCCTGGGGATTAGTCCACGAACGCATCCCCCATGCGACGCCCAACCGCAACGCCCATATTGAGTCCTGGCACAGCGTCTTGGAAGCGGAATGTCTTGGCAATCAAGTGTTTCACACGCTAGCGGAAGCCTATGAGGCGATTGCCCGATGGATTACGTTTTACAACGAACGACGGATGCATGGCAGTTTACAGGATTGGCCGCCGGCCCAGTTCTATACTTGGGCCCTGAAGGGGATGGCTCCGCCCATTCCGCCCGTCCGGTGTTAA
- a CDS encoding Large-conductance mechanosensitive channel (PFAM: Large-conductance mechanosensitive channel, MscL~TIGRFAM: large conductance mechanosensitive channel protein~COGs: COG1970 Large-conductance mechanosensitive channel~HAMAP: Large-conductance mechanosensitive channel~InterPro IPR001185~KEGG: aac:Aaci_0109 large conductance mechanosensitive channel protein~PFAM: Large-conductance mechanosensitive channel~SPTR: Large-conductance mechanosensitive channel;~TIGRFAM: Large-conductance mechanosensitive channel) codes for MWHDFKAFIARGNVLDLAVGIIIGGAFGQVIATFVNDVVMPPIGLLVGRVNFASLYINLSARHYPSLAAADAAGAPVIAYGLFINALVNFMVVALVIFLALRGIQRARKPTPAPVASVKSCPFCYTAIPIQAVRCPACTSYLPAAPAKS; via the coding sequence ATGTGGCACGACTTTAAAGCGTTCATCGCCCGGGGTAACGTCTTGGATTTGGCCGTCGGGATAATTATCGGCGGGGCGTTTGGACAAGTTATCGCCACGTTTGTGAATGACGTGGTCATGCCGCCCATCGGACTGTTAGTGGGCCGCGTCAATTTCGCCAGCTTGTACATCAACTTGTCGGCCCGCCACTATCCGAGCTTGGCCGCGGCCGATGCCGCTGGCGCGCCGGTGATCGCCTACGGCCTTTTCATCAATGCACTGGTTAATTTTATGGTGGTCGCGCTGGTGATTTTTTTGGCTTTGCGGGGAATTCAGCGCGCCCGGAAACCCACTCCCGCCCCGGTGGCGTCTGTCAAGAGCTGTCCGTTTTGCTATACCGCCATTCCGATCCAGGCCGTGCGGTGTCCGGCCTGTACGTCGTATCTTCCGGCAGCCCCGGCCAAATCCTAA
- a CDS encoding transposase IS3/IS911 family protein (InterPro IPR002514~KEGG: gtn:GTNG_3489 IS426 transposase~PFAM: Transposase IS3/IS911~SPTR: IS426 transposase), protein MTDQGPRMTPELKAQCIQEALDCRNAAAVARRHPLPPDPVRRWVRAATRRPARPETADLRAAFAQTEAENRQLKEILGDKDLEIAILKDLVKKADRVPPRGVK, encoded by the coding sequence ATGACCGATCAGGGCCCCCGGATGACCCCGGAGTTGAAAGCGCAGTGCATTCAAGAAGCGTTAGACTGTCGCAATGCCGCGGCTGTCGCCCGGCGACACCCCCTGCCCCCCGACCCAGTCCGGCGCTGGGTCCGGGCCGCGACCCGGCGGCCTGCCCGACCCGAGACGGCCGATCTCCGGGCAGCGTTCGCTCAAACCGAAGCCGAAAATCGGCAACTCAAAGAGATCCTCGGCGACAAAGACTTAGAAATCGCGATTTTGAAAGACCTTGTAAAAAAAGCCGACCGGGTCCCTCCTCGCGGTGTGAAGTAG
- a CDS encoding transposase IS3/IS911 family protein (PFAM: Transposase; Integrase core domain~InterPro IPR002514~KEGG: afl:Aflv_1178 transposase~PFAM: Transposase IS3/IS911~SPTR: Transposase IS3/IS911 family protein;~manually curated) has translation MANHYDREFKAQAVQLVLTQQKTGAQVARELGIPSKTLYAWVAAYKADPVEPFVGSGHLKAEDQALRDLQRRIRDLEEENAILKKSDAHLHPRSEVIFRFIHEHRFTFSITKMCQILDVSRSGYYAWCHRPPSTRAQARARRVERIRAVFTTSGERYGSPKITAVLRREGERISQKTVARLMHDHRLRSRVTRKYKATTNSRHTWPVHENVLNRTFSADRPHAVWMADITYIPTEEGWLYLASLQDLYTRKIVGWAVDRRMTQDLVIRALDRAVIHSRPPAGVLHHSDRGSQYAAAAYQERLQQYGMTASMSRKGNCYDNAMIESWHSLLKKELIYLTKFRTRAEAEVAIFAYIEIFYNRQRIHSALDYQTPAEADAAYHARYG, from the exons ATGGCCAATCATTATGATCGGGAATTTAAAGCCCAGGCGGTTCAGCTGGTCTTGACCCAACAAAAAACCGGTGCCCAAGTGGCCCGTGAGCTGGGCATTCCGAGTAAGACGTTATATGCGTGGGTGGCTGCCTATAAGGCCGACCCGGTAGAACCCTTTGTCGGCAGCGGGCATCTGAAAGCGGAAGACCAAGCCCTGCGCGATTTGCAGAGACGCATTCGAGATCTCGAAGAGGAGAATGCGATCCTAAAAAAA AGCGATGCGCATCTTCACCCACGATCGGAAGTAATCTTTCGGTTCATTCATGAACACCGCTTCACCTTCTCGATCACGAAGATGTGCCAGATCCTCGACGTCTCGCGAAGCGGATATTATGCCTGGTGCCATCGTCCACCCAGTACCCGGGCGCAAGCCCGGGCCCGGCGGGTCGAACGGATTCGAGCGGTGTTTACGACATCGGGCGAACGGTATGGTAGCCCCAAAATCACCGCCGTGTTACGGCGGGAAGGCGAGCGCATCAGTCAAAAAACGGTGGCGCGGTTGATGCACGACCATCGGTTGCGCTCCCGCGTGACACGGAAATATAAAGCCACCACGAATTCGCGGCACACGTGGCCGGTGCACGAGAACGTCTTGAATCGAACGTTTAGCGCGGATCGCCCACATGCTGTGTGGATGGCGGATATTACCTACATCCCCACAGAGGAAGGATGGCTCTATTTAGCGAGCCTTCAGGACTTGTACACCCGAAAAATTGTGGGATGGGCGGTGGATCGGCGCATGACGCAAGATTTGGTCATCCGGGCCTTAGACCGTGCGGTGATCCACAGCCGGCCGCCGGCCGGCGTGCTGCATCACTCGGATCGCGGCAGCCAATATGCCGCCGCGGCGTACCAGGAACGCCTTCAGCAGTACGGCATGACCGCGAGCATGAGTCGCAAAGGAAATTGTTACGATAACGCCATGATTGAATCCTGGCACAGTCTCCTCAAGAAGGAGCTGATTTACCTGACGAAATTTCGAACACGGGCGGAAGCGGAAGTCGCGATCTTTGCCTATATCGAGATTTTCTATAATCGGCAGCGGATCCATAGTGCCCTGGATTATCAGACTCCGGCCGAGGCCGATGCAGCGTATCATGCGCGATACGGCTAA